Within the Drosophila melanogaster chromosome 3R genome, the region TGGTGTTTCGTACTTGGGATTTTGGTGGTCAGAAGGAGTACTACGCCACACATCAGTACTTTTTGTCCAAACGGAGTCTGTATTTGGTGCTCTGGCGCATTAGCGACGGTCACAAGGGTCTGGCGGAGTTGCTGCAGTGGCTTGGCAACATTCAAGCGAGGGCTCCCAACTCCCCCGTAATCATTGTGGGCACACACTTTGATGCCGTTGGTGAATCCATCTCGCCCCAAAAGGcagagcaactgcagcaattGATTCGGGAGAAGTTTATCGCCATTCCCGATGCGGAAAAAATTGGGCTGCCACGGGTGATTGATTCCATCGAAATAAGTTGCCGGTaagtttttgaattattaatatGACTTCAAAGTCTAAAAAATACCGCTTTGAACTTTAGGACCCTACACAATATCCACttattggccaacattatttaCGACACCGCCATGCAACTGCGATCCCCTGGTTCCAAGGAGCCCATGCTACTGCAAAAGATCCCCGCCAGCTACATTGCCTTGGAGGATATTGTGAATGTGATTGCATGCAATCTGCGCGCTGCTGGGCGAGATCCCGTCCTGGATGGTGAACAATATAAGCGCTTGGTCACCGAACAGATGAGATTGCACAACTACAAGAGCTTCCGGGATGCCGCTGAGCTGCAGCAGGCCACTACATGGTGCCACGAAAATGGAGTTTTATTGCACTATGATGATGCTACGCTAAGGGACTACTACTTTCTCGATCCACAGTGGCTTTGCGACATGCTGGCCCATGTGGTCACCGTGCGGGAGATCAACCCCTTTGCTCCTACGGGCGTGATGAAGCTGGATGATCTCCAGATGTTGTTCCGAAGTGTGCAGGTTCAAGGAAATGGAAACAGAAGGTATTTAAATGAGTGTGCATAACTATGTGGTAAagtatttttgtattaattaaaatttctttcTTTAAGCTACATTGTCAGTCTACTTAACAAGTTTGAGGTTGCTTTAACGTGGGATTCGAGAACTCTACTCATACCCTCCTTACTGCCTTCGCAGGAGGCAGCTACACCCAATTCAGGAAGCACGGTTAAGCTATCGCAACGATCTCGCGGCCGTAGTTTGGGTTGCTCTGTATCGCAAGAAGTAAATCTAAATAATTTGATATACGAACAGAGGTCAGCTccttcttcatcatcttcctcTGCATCGGTTAGCCAAGGCTTGCGGCGCATCCTATTGATGACTTATTTCCCGTCCGGGTTTTGGTCAAGATTAATCACCCGGATTTTAGCTGATGAACAAATAATCGAAGCAATTCGTGGCGTTTATATGGCTTCACAAGATGTAAGTGGAACATCTTTTACGAAGCCTAAGTTCTAGGTACAATCTTTATTTTCTAGTACGCGGACTTTGATCTACGCACATCGTTGGAGCAGGACACCCAATGGAATCTTTGGCAGACAGGCTTAGCACTGTACTATGGACCTATCTTAATATTCAAGATCTGGGAAGTACCCTTTCAGAAGACAGAGCGAACGCAACCTTTCCGCACTGATGGCAACCGATTTAAGCTGAAACAAGATGGTATCTGGAGCGATGTAAATCTCAGCTCCTCTAGCATTTTGGAAGTTTACTTTCCACTCTATGAAGTGAACATATCGCAAGAAGTGGATGACAATGAACGTCAATTGCTGGCCGAGATTCGTCCGCACATGTCTCAGGTGGCCAAGCTTTTGGCCCTAACAGTGGATCATATTGACTTGCTTTTGGAGGATTGGTATCCTTCATTGGGAACGCGGTTTGTGCACACTTCCGAGGGTCGATTCCTAATCACTCGATTGGTGTTGTGTCCGCGATGTCTTTGgaagttgcagctgcagcagaaCAACGAACCGTCTGATCGGGAAGTGCCTCCAGTGGGTTGCAATCGACCAAGTCGAAGTAGTAGGCGTGGAGCGGGAGCATACTTTCTCCACGGTGTAGGTGATCCCGGAGAGGATGGTGCTTTAAACGTGTTCTCGGCCTATTTAAACGCCACAGCAAGGAGAGAACGCCGATCGGAGGATTCTTTGGGTGCTGGATCCGACGCGGACTCGGGCGTGGGTCCCGACTCAGCCGGTTCTTCGCGCAACACTTCAGTTGATGGTCATCCCGGATATCACTTGCCTGATAACTCAAATGTGTGTTATGCTTGGATGATTGAGGAGTGCATTTTGTCCGTTTATAATCAAAGCAAGATTAGTTGCCCTGTTCATCTTGAACAGTCTATGGCTCAGCTTGCGCCAGACGTAATCTTTGCCGATATTCCTGATAAGCACACTATTCCAAGCGAGTGCATCATCAAGGGATCGTTGCTTGGTCGAGGTGCTTTTGGGTTCGTTTTTAAAGCAAATTGCAAGGTAAGGGGCGCCAGATCCTTTAAGCCGGTGGCAATGAAAATGCTTCAGCCAGTGCCTCCCGGAGCTCGTGCAAAAGAGGTGAGTACTATAAATTAACAAATGTACTGAAATGAATAGTAATTTGTTCTTTAATCATTCTATTTTAGAGCGCTTTGATGGCTTTCAAGGTAGCTGTAGGCAAATGGGACCGGGATCCACTGCAGCACTCTTGCAAGGCCTACTGCACTGCGCGTCAGGAATTGGCAGTACTTCTAACTCTCAAGCATCCAAACATTGTACCCTTGGTCGGGATCTGCATTAAACCATTAGCTCTGGTTCTGGAACTAGCTCCTCTAGGCGGTTTGGACGCTTTGCTCCGGCATTACCGACGCAGCGGAGCCCACATGGGACCGCATACTTTCCAGACCCTTGTCCTGCAGGCGGCTCGAGCAATCGAGTATTTGCATCGCAGAAGAATCATCTACCGCGATCTAAAGTCTGAAAATGTCTTGGTTTGGGAGCTTCCACAACCACACACGGAAGACAGTCCCCGCAACCTTGTGCACATAAAGATTGCCGACTACGGAATTAGCCGGCAAACTGCTCCAAGTGGAGCTAAAGGATTTGGTGGCACCGAGGGTTTTATGGCTCCGGAGATCATACGCTACAATGGTGAGGAGGAATATACTGAAAAggtatgtttatttatttacttctCATAAATCATATGGCTTATCGATTCTTCTTGTCAGGTGGACTGCTTCTCATTTGGAATGTTCATATATGAGAATATCAGTTTACGACAACCTTTCGAAGGCCACGAGTCTATTAAAGAGTGCATCTTGGAGGGTAGTCGCCCGGCTTTGACTCAAAGGGAAACCCAGTTTCCCACCTGCTGTTTGGATCTTATGGTCTTGTGTTGGCACGAACAGCCTCGTCGCAGACCGACGGCAAGTCAGATTGTTTCCATACTAAGTGCACCGGAGTGCATCCACCTCCTGGATGTCGTTGCCATGCCGCATAGCGAGAAGATTGTCTGTGGGGTTTTTCAGTCGCTTGTTGGTATGGGCGATGATGAACGATGTGGTCTTGAACTGTGGCTACCCTCCTTCGGCTCTCGCATTGACATTCTAGACTGCTCACCCTCGGGCAGCCTACTGCAGTGCAACAGCATCAGTTGTTCTCCGCAGCCACAGGTTGCTCCGCCCAAGACACCCGAAAACGGTGCAAATTCACGTGCCCGCTCTGCCCAACGTTTGCCCAAGATGAACATGTTGTGCTGCTGCCTGGTGGGTGAAGCCATCTGGATGGGCGACGTTTCCGGCAATCTGCACGCCTATAGCACATCCACCTATGCCCACCTGTTTTCCTACATGCTCGATCCCAACATTAAGTCAGCTGTGATCAGTCTAGTCTACATGGAGAAAATAGCTCGCGTGGCTGTCGGAACGCATAACGGTCGGGTGTTCCTTGTTGACGCCACGCAGATGCCCAGCAATTGCGCATTTGCCGAGGGCTCTTTTGTGCTTACAGAGATCTGTTCTGGTTTTGTGTTGCACGCCGCTTGTTCCGTTGTTGTGGATGGGTAAGCTGACAAATCTATAAccaaatatttacttaaatcTATATTGTGCTTTGTGTAGAATCTATGAATTGTGGTGCGGCGAAATTGCAGGAAAGATAAATGTTTTTCCGTTGAACGAGAATGGAGTTTCCGGACATCAGGCTTTATGCCACAGCGAGGAACCCAATCTCATCGAGGACGTCAAGGTGGCTCGAATGTGCAGTAATGAAAGCCATGTGTTCAGTTGTCTATATCCCGGTTGTATGGTGTACCAGTGGGATGTTATCTCCAAGCGGATAGAAAATAAGCTGGACTGCTCAAAGCTGCTGCCCTGCTCCGAGTCTCTGCAAAGTATTGCGATTGATGAGCATGTGAACCTTATAAAATGCCAGATTTCGGCACTGGCGGCTCACAATTCAGAACTGTATATTGGGACGACCTGGGGCTGCTTAATTGTGGCCGAACTGCACACCCTGCGCCCCATTAGTGTTTTCCGACCCTATGAAAATGAGGTAAGTTTGGCGAATTGTGCGTTTTATGTGCGTGGATGCTGATTCTATTCCCTTACAGATCAAATCTATAATAACCCTTTCTAAAGACAATGTTCCGCTGATCGCCACGATCGGAAGACGATATCGCTCTCTGATCTCTCGATATGTGGACTCCGCAGAGTCATCCACCAAGAGCTCTGCCGTCAGCACACCCACCCATGGTGCAGCCAAATCCGTGCCACCGGCGGATGTGGATAATCACATTCATTGCCTGCTGTGGCGCGCCAAGCACTGGACCTAAATTCGATCtcattcaaaatatttgttgacGTATTTAATAATCCAAAAATCCTTACACAAACTTGTTAAGAAGGTGCTAGTTACATATGAGGTATATTCGCTGAGGAGTATTTATTTACTGTCCTATTTAATGTAAAATTTTTGCCGATCTTATACTTTACTTGACGAATTGGAGGTGCAatctattttattatttctatttagAATTTTCTCataacttttttaatatttttatttatttatttaaaaatgttgcgTTTCCAGTTCTATAATTGATTGTAGTATTCTTAAAGtttatttactaatatttTAAGCACGAAAATGCAAACGTTTATTGTACATTTAGAAGAACTTGTTGCCTAAATTTGACAGTTAACGCGATCATAAAAGttgaacaaatatttaaattttgtatttctgaTTTTATTGGCTTGTAACAGAACAAAATGTTTTACATTCCGCAGATAAGCTTAAGAAATATTGAAatcttttaataaaaacatgCAGCAAAAATAAGagttgttttcaatttttttcaaaatgcAGGAATCtattcaaaaacttttcaaattatacaaaataatgTTAAGAAATGACATGCActcaaatcaaatattttgcaatcGGCATCCGATAAGTGAAGGGACTTCGCTCTACTGCGATTCCTGGGCCACAGAAGCTACTGACATCGAGGACTGGCGACTGCGCGAGTAGATGGAAGCGGAGTTTTTCAATACCCGTACATagttattgaaatcgataacGAACTGGAACTCCTCCTTGAGAGCGTCACGCAGCGGAACCTGGAAAATAATAGCCAATAACTAAGAGTGCCCACCCGTGCCAAAGATGTCAACCCACTCGGTAGTGATGAGCTTTCTTCATTACGAACAAAACCCAGCTGATAATCCCGTAAAGCAGGGCGCAGCAACTTCCGACAAGAAGTACGAAAAAAACTCCCTCCAGGTTATTCATGTCCAAAGGTGTCGCATCGGGAGCATCCTCTTTGGTGGCGCAAATGCCGGTACCCACCTCGTTCCACCACTTGTTCTTCATCTTCTCCAGCACTCCCTGTTCCTGCAGCTCCAGAAGTGCATTGTTAAACTTACCGCGATGCGGCCAATCTAAAATATTTGTAGGCATACAGTTAAGTGTAATATTCCGAAAATGCATTACTTACCCTTCCGCATGGCTATTCCATAGCCTTTCTCGTCTAATGCATCTCCAATCTTTTTAAGATTGCATTCACGCTTGGTATTATACTCAATGGAAGTGGATTCCATCAGAAATGCGTAGTGAGTATTGGTCTTAACTCGATTCACTCCCTCCATGTTGTCTTCGGTGAGGTATTGCGGATTTTCGGACATGAATTTATTCATCTTTTTATAGCGTTCTTCCGCAGATgtctataatatttatatttcattgtGGGCCGTTAGgataaaatatacatacataccatAAAGAAGTTCCTGGTGGATCCAGTTTTCTTTGCACCGTAAACTACACCATCCTTGTTATCGGCCAGATCGTCGACGCTGTTGATTAAACTTTGCGGCTTTTCGATGGTCAAAAAGGCAGCCAAGTTGGCGGTGTAGGAAGATACCACGATCAGGGTAAAAAACCACCAGAAACTGGCTACAGTTCGAGTGGATAAAGCTCTAAAAAGGACATGATTGCATATGTAATTTTCTATGTTCTGGATAATTTTCATACTTGGGACCAATTTCGGAACCTTGCTGAAGCAGAGCACCAGTTGTAAACCAAATCGAGTTGCCTAGTGTGAACTGATTTTCCAGTTCTTCTGGCTCCTCAATACAAGGATACGGGTTATCCCATTCACTCGGCGACAGACGACCCAATATGAAGAAACTCAAGGACACgcccaaaaaggaaaaacctAGGAACCACCAGACTTCTTCCGAAAAAGGATCCATGAAGGTAAAAAGCTCAGGTGTGGCTTTCTGGGGCTTCAAATAGAGTATGGCGATGCCTGAAATGTAAAATATACTATGATATATACGACTTTTTTAAGGTGAATTAATATATGTCATGCCCAGATTCATGAAGGGAATGGTAAAGTCTAAAGCCTGTTCACGCTCCGAGGTGATGGTCAAATCCGTGATGGCAAGGTCAGCTCGCTGCAAGAATATTGGTTTAATAATGGGCTAAAAGATGGATAGAATATCCCACCCCCGTCATTATCTCCCTCAACATGCCCGTGGATTCATTGGTGGATTTGTTGTACGATCCATAGTCATTGCCTCCGTTTACGAAGGTAAAATTAAATCCTAGCTTATCGGCAAGTTCCTTGATCAGATCCACGCCGTAGCCCTCATACTGGCTGTTGCCCTCCAGCTGCTTGTATGTCTCAACCAGCTGGGCATATGGTTTGTTCTGAAATGTTGGATTTTGACATGTTTTTAGATGATTAAAGTGGCTTGGAGGGTGGTGCCACCTACCGGTACCGAGAGCAAGATAATGAAAGTCTTATTGGCCAGCGAATTGTCAACGCTATCGAATTGGGCGGTGGTGGGTGCCAGTCGCTGTGGTCTGTACTGCCTATCCTCGTCCCATGTGCCCACCTTGACGATACCCGACGGCTGCAGTTCGATGACATCCAGGTGGTAGCCCTTGCGGACATTTCCTTCGAAGTAAATGGGTCCCGTAAGCAAGCGATCCGTGAGGCGCAGCTGCAACGCTCAAAAGTAAATAAGTGAGTTTTAAGACGATTTTTTCTTTCCACTTACAGTTCGCATGTAATTCTTGAAGGAGGAACCATCATCTCGGACACTTTCCGTTCTCTGGGAGCAATTCTGGGGCATCGGCTTGAAGGGAAGGTTCTTTAGGGTCTGTGCAAATAGCTGGACGGCATCGTAAGTTAGAGCCATTTCCACGGTTATGGGACAAGAACCTtacagaaacaaacaaactatCTATATTCCTTCAATTTTGAAGCATAACAAATATTGCATACCATTTCTGAACTCATCCTGATCGGTGGGGTAACCCAACTTCATGAGCAGTTCCTTGACGGCCATTTTTTCCGGAGAAAATAAACGAAGCCCGGTTATATTGGCCTCACTGTACTTGTACTCCTCCAAATCGAAAGAGTGAAAGTCCAGGTTGCCGATAATGTACTTGTAATCCTCGTTGATGATGCCCACTTGTTGCGCCTGGTTAAGGAACTCTGGCATCGTTTCGCTGGAGCCCACGACCACAATTCGATTATCCACGGACTTTCGAACCCGCCGGAGGACCTGTTTGTAATTGCCATTCAACTGCATGTCGTATCGCAGCACCGTTATTACAGTTCCGCTCTTTCCTAACATCGTGGTTAGCTCGTTCAAAATGTTTAGATACTCGGCTGCAATGCGATTGGGAATCATTTCGGAACCAATTATATTTCATCGACATGGACAGCTCACCTGACTCATAGAGAAAAATAAAGCGAGTCCAGTTAAACTCAGTGATTAGGCTGTATAGGGCTTTGGCCAGGTCAGCAGGATGCGGATGCAGATTGAATCCCTCCGCGTTCTCGCTCATGTACGAGTAGATGTGGGGTATATCCATGGCGTCGCATATGGACATCAGGTGGACGGCTGTATGCCGCGACGAGGGTCCAAACACTCCAGCGATGCCAGTCTGGAAAGTGATACAAGAACGTactttgaaaatgtttatgagctaataaaatcaaaatatataaataaataaatagctaACTATAAAAGACTTCTCTAGACAGGTTAATACCCAGT harbors:
- the Lrrk gene encoding Leucine-rich repeat kinase, isoform C; its protein translation is MSDSDEDAREEVRQIKHGELRTAVISGDERTVRVLLAALGTERQIIVNMAPSGANTLLFLACQSGYESITQRLLDAGADGRSHAVTKYSPLYAAVHSGHLGIARLMLDHFPELIQQPTVERWLPLHAACINGHIKLLELLISYSYPDYLYQTYRDEEGQWEWRLPFDANAHDVTGQTSLYIASILGNKQLVGVLLKWQLHCRRTLGDSASSVSTPITPTRKRISFGIQAIMSKLHISGESEGPDDLASQESTECQRCPINVNLLCGAARETALLAAVRGGHLDVVQSLLQHGANPNIVAKPVEDHNDPKCCEEIYGLSNVPIAEACKQRSLAMLDLLLKHGARDDNGTAIGMAITCGDEAILSRLLARRVHPDSDYKINKKGLPTPVEVNVFLPSTSNISYSAMFPNNPTIIDWHSMGSSVQLSVVRVPWMVSGVLLLNPKLQSHPRLNEVALTAITRIDFSHNVLTSIPQELFHLVSLRYLNVAQNKITDLPAPIGQTYGCPVLDELFLQDNQLTTLPAAIFHLPALSILDVSNNKLQQLPFDLWRAPKLRELNVAFNLLRDLPVPPMQTSSSLLSLDKLNLQSFEEPPSNKPRNVTQQRLTHRNLWSATLDITDNDMKWQHEQDLGDGKTAGVGSSQLSSLNIANNLFTSIPAALPCLAVNLTRLNMSYNSLRSMGHVTSYPATLKQLDLSHNEISCWPSLPRITESDPHLLCYSCVQLPEGRDDDYKTASSKGSSSSATSFRASVLKSVCRHRRHLRLEALRTLILADNLLTRIQLSTDDATTLFNESEDADWSVVGVNRSKVIFPNLSMLDMTNNCLKEIPASLHELSSLSVLNISGNVNITELPPHLGLLSRLWNLNTRGCLLQEPLRSMIESKKHKTMDIVGYLKSIYEDAQPYARMKLMVVGVAGIGKSTLLDLLRQGAGSGSSSSSHRSRASENHWAKRMGHARSTSRSHRHSSASSANISTVGVDIGTWICEKRKRAPGSHGPVVFRTWDFGGQKEYYATHQYFLSKRSLYLVLWRISDGHKGLAELLQWLGNIQARAPNSPVIIVGTHFDAVGESISPQKAEQLQQLIREKFIAIPDAEKIGLPRVIDSIEISCRTLHNIHLLANIIYDTAMQLRSPGSKEPMLLQKIPASYIALEDIVNVIACNLRAAGRDPVLDGEQYKRLVTEQMRLHNYKSFRDAAELQQATTWCHENGVLLHYDDATLRDYYFLDPQWLCDMLAHVVTVREINPFAPTGVMKLDDLQMLFRSVQVQGNGNRSYIVSLLNKFEVALTWDSRTLLIPSLLPSQEAATPNSGSTVKLSQRSRGRSLGCSVSQEVNLNNLIYEQRSAPSSSSSSASVSQGLRRILLMTYFPSGFWSRLITRILADEQIIEAIRGVYMASQDYADFDLRTSLEQDTQWNLWQTGLALYYGPILIFKIWEVPFQKTERTQPFRTDGNRFKLKQDGIWSDVNLSSSSILEVYFPLYEVNISQEVDDNERQLLAEIRPHMSQVAKLLALTVDHIDLLLEDWYPSLGTRFVHTSEGRFLITRLVLCPRCLWKLQLQQNNEPSDREVPPVGCNRPSRSSRRGAGAYFLHGVGDPGEDGALNVFSAYLNATARRERRSEDSLGAGSDADSGVGPDSAGSSRNTSVDGHPGYHLPDNSNVCYAWMIEECILSVYNQSKISCPVHLEQSMAQLAPDVIFADIPDKHTIPSECIIKGSLLGRGAFGFVFKANCKVRGARSFKPVAMKMLQPVPPGARAKESALMAFKVAVGKWDRDPLQHSCKAYCTARQELAVLLTLKHPNIVPLVGICIKPLALVLELAPLGGLDALLRHYRRSGAHMGPHTFQTLVLQAARAIEYLHRRRIIYRDLKSENVLVWELPQPHTEDSPRNLVHIKIADYGISRQTAPSGAKGFGGTEGFMAPEIIRYNGEEEYTEKVDCFSFGMFIYENISLRQPFEGHESIKECILEGSRPALTQRETQFPTCCLDLMVLCWHEQPRRRPTASQIVSILSAPECIHLLDVVAMPHSEKIVCGVFQSLVGMGDDERCGLELWLPSFGSRIDILDCSPSGSLLQCNSISCSPQPQVAPPKTPENGANSRARSAQRLPKMNMLCCCLVGEAIWMGDVSGNLHAYSTSTYAHLFSYMLDPNIKSAVISLVYMEKIARVAVGTHNGRVFLVDATQMPSNCAFAEGSFVLTEICSGFVLHAACSVVVDGIYELWCGEIAGKINVFPLNENGVSGHQALCHSEEPNLIEDVKVARMCSNESHVFSCLYPGCMVYQWDVISKRIENKLDCSKLLPCSESLQSIAIDEHVNLIKCQISALAAHNSELYIGTTWGCLIVAELHTLRPISVFRPYENEIKSIITLSKDNVPLIATIGRRYRSLISRYVDSAESSTKSSAVSTPTHGAAKSVPPADVDNHIHCLLWRAKHWT
- the Lrrk gene encoding Leucine-rich repeat kinase, isoform D; translated protein: MSDSDEARAQGDIGAMEVGAQKLFSNSHPPQKQLVQPLDHPTPTKRQIKTNATHSPNATFLNKCNSCRASWAPTCAVRHKTAWINDHKNVAIDFPQFNAREEVRQIKHGELRTAVISGDERTVRVLLAALGTERQIIVNMAPSGANTLLFLACQSGYESITQRLLDAGADGRSHAVTKYSPLYAAVHSGHLGIARLMLDHFPELIQQPTVERWLPLHAACINGHIKLLELLISYSYPDYLYQTYRDEEGQWEWRLPFDANAHDVTGQTSLYIASILGNKQLVGVLLKWQLHCRRTLGDSASSVSTPITPTRKRISFGIQAIMSKLHISGESEGPDDLASQESTECQRCPINVNLLCGAARETALLAAVRGGHLDVVQSLLQHGANPNIVAKPVEDHNDPKCCEEIYGLSNVPIAEACKQRSLAMLDLLLKHGARDDNGTAIGMAITCGDEAILSRLLARRVHPDSDYKINKKGLPTPVEVNVFLPSTSNISYSAMFPNNPTIIDWHSMGSSVQLSVVRVPWMVSGVLLLNPKLQSHPRLNEVALTAITRIDFSHNVLTSIPQELFHLVSLRYLNVAQNKITDLPAPIGQTYGCPVLDELFLQDNQLTTLPAAIFHLPALSILDVSNNKLQQLPFDLWRAPKLRELNVAFNLLRDLPVPPMQTSSSLLSLDKLNLQSFEEPPSNKPRNVTQQRLTHRNLWSATLDITDNDMKWQHEQDLGDGKTAGVGSSQLSSLNIANNLFTSIPAALPCLAVNLTRLNMSYNSLRSMGHVTSYPATLKQLDLSHNEISCWPSLPRITESDPHLLCYSCVQLPEGRDDDYKTASSKGSSSSATSFRASVLKSVCRHRRHLRLEALRTLILADNLLTRIQLSTDDATTLFNESEDADWSVVGVNRSKVIFPNLSMLDMTNNCLKEIPASLHELSSLSVLNISGNVNITELPPHLGLLSRLWNLNTRGCLLQEPLRSMIESKKHKTMDIVGYLKSIYEDAQPYARMKLMVVGVAGIGKSTLLDLLRQGAGSGSSSSSHRSRASENHWAKRMGHARSTSRSHRHSSASSANISTVGVDIGTWICEKRKRAPGSHGPVVFRTWDFGGQKEYYATHQYFLSKRSLYLVLWRISDGHKGLAELLQWLGNIQARAPNSPVIIVGTHFDAVGESISPQKAEQLQQLIREKFIAIPDAEKIGLPRVIDSIEISCRTLHNIHLLANIIYDTAMQLRSPGSKEPMLLQKIPASYIALEDIVNVIACNLRAAGRDPVLDGEQYKRLVTEQMRLHNYKSFRDAAELQQATTWCHENGVLLHYDDATLRDYYFLDPQWLCDMLAHVVTVREINPFAPTGVMKLDDLQMLFRSVQVQGNGNRSYIVSLLNKFEVALTWDSRTLLIPSLLPSQEAATPNSGSTVKLSQRSRGRSLGCSVSQEVNLNNLIYEQRSAPSSSSSSASVSQGLRRILLMTYFPSGFWSRLITRILADEQIIEAIRGVYMASQDYADFDLRTSLEQDTQWNLWQTGLALYYGPILIFKIWEVPFQKTERTQPFRTDGNRFKLKQDGIWSDVNLSSSSILEVYFPLYEVNISQEVDDNERQLLAEIRPHMSQVAKLLALTVDHIDLLLEDWYPSLGTRFVHTSEGRFLITRLVLCPRCLWKLQLQQNNEPSDREVPPVGCNRPSRSSRRGAGAYFLHGVGDPGEDGALNVFSAYLNATARRERRSEDSLGAGSDADSGVGPDSAGSSRNTSVDGHPGYHLPDNSNVCYAWMIEECILSVYNQSKISCPVHLEQSMAQLAPDVIFADIPDKHTIPSECIIKGSLLGRGAFGFVFKANCKVRGARSFKPVAMKMLQPVPPGARAKESALMAFKVAVGKWDRDPLQHSCKAYCTARQELAVLLTLKHPNIVPLVGICIKPLALVLELAPLGGLDALLRHYRRSGAHMGPHTFQTLVLQAARAIEYLHRRRIIYRDLKSENVLVWELPQPHTEDSPRNLVHIKIADYGISRQTAPSGAKGFGGTEGFMAPEIIRYNGEEEYTEKVDCFSFGMFIYENISLRQPFEGHESIKECILEGSRPALTQRETQFPTCCLDLMVLCWHEQPRRRPTASQIVSILSAPECIHLLDVVAMPHSEKIVCGVFQSLVGMGDDERCGLELWLPSFGSRIDILDCSPSGSLLQCNSISCSPQPQVAPPKTPENGANSRARSAQRLPKMNMLCCCLVGEAIWMGDVSGNLHAYSTSTYAHLFSYMLDPNIKSAVISLVYMEKIARVAVGTHNGRVFLVDATQMPSNCAFAEGSFVLTEICSGFVLHAACSVVVDGIYELWCGEIAGKINVFPLNENGVSGHQALCHSEEPNLIEDVKVARMCSNESHVFSCLYPGCMVYQWDVISKRIENKLDCSKLLPCSESLQSIAIDEHVNLIKCQISALAAHNSELYIGTTWGCLIVAELHTLRPISVFRPYENEIKSIITLSKDNVPLIATIGRRYRSLISRYVDSAESSTKSSAVSTPTHGAAKSVPPADVDNHIHCLLWRAKHWT